The segment ACCGCTCCCACGGCTCCCAGAGGAGCCCGGCGTCATCTCGGCAACGTCCCTGAACCCCTCCCCCTCGAACCCCAACCCCAGCCGATGACGCACCGTCTCCACGCCTGCTAGCGCCTCCACGACCTCCGCCCGCAGGGACTGGTGGGCGACGACTGCCGTTGGGGCTGCGTCCTGGAGGATGAACTGCATCTCCTGGGGGCGCAGGCGGATGTTGATGGGCAGAGCGATGGCCCCCGCGCGGATGGCGCCCAGGTAGCAGATGATCGAGT is part of the bacterium genome and harbors:
- a CDS encoding AMP-binding protein, which gives rise to MDDLQSLHNLNKLWDRAVRLFADRTAVIFEGQPTSYRELDAMIRAFAAGLADLGVQPGDRVALVMPNCLHSIICYLGAIRAGAIALPINIRLRPQEMQFILQDAAPTAVVAHQSLRAEVVEALAGVETVRHRLGLGFEGEGFRDVAEMTPGSSGSRGSG